From the genome of Equus asinus isolate D_3611 breed Donkey chromosome 24, EquAss-T2T_v2, whole genome shotgun sequence:
ATCCAGTACCATattatgttttcaattatttaataGAGATAGAAACAGTGCCATTAAGGACTTATAAGggcgggggccagcctggtggctcagcggttaagtgcggccgttccacttgggtggccctgggtccgccggttcggatcccaggtgcgcacATGTGCCtgtacgcaccgcttgtcaagcagtgctgtggtgggcattccacatataaagcagaggaagatgggcacggatgttagcttagggcctgtcttcctcagcaaaaagaggaggattggtggcagatgttagctcagggctcatcttcctcaaaagaaaaaagacttacAAGGGTAGTTTCAGATGTAAGGTCCTTACATCTAACATGGCTTATTATCTTCTCTTGCAaggggaaatgaaattaaaattttctttatattgtaaCTCGGAGTAGGGTAAGATTTACAAATTATTTGCACAATTCTGTTACCAAATGCTGAATGTATACTTACAAGCTTCCTCCAATTAAGGGGCTTGGAGAGAGTAGAATATGACACCGGCACAAAGTCAAAAAAAAAGGTCAATTATAGTTAGCTGGCTGGAACCAGGGGAAAATTTCCTTTGACCCACCTTTTCCAGATATTGATAGCGATGTCATTTTGAAGTGTTCTGGTGCCAGTAAGGAGAACGATGTTAtgagaacacagacacacagcaagGGGTGAGAACACCTCTGACTAGCAAATGAGGTGGAAAAGATGGGTAGAGGAAAAAAAGCACGGAGCAGACTGAACTGGGCATCTGCAACttagattttatataaaattggTGCTGCATTCCTTGCCCGGTGCTGCCGGCCTGCCCATTTGGCATTTTGAAGATgcctaaattattttattctttccaggTGTCAAGTCAATAAAAGGAAGCTGCCACAATTTTTGTACTGCTGTTTCTGAAGATGTCACTTATGAGGAACTTAAAAACCGGTTGAATTCCAAAAGCATTATGTTAATTGATGTTAGAGAGAAATGGGAAATTCTTGAGTATGGAAAAATCCCCGGGTCTGTCAATATACCATGTAAGTGACACATGTCTTAAActgattcattaaaaaaaatctattcaataAAATTTACTGTATAAAGTTTAATTGAAATTCTTAACATTTCTTTCAGTGGCTGAGGTAAGTGAAGCTCTCCAGATGAACCCAAAAGCCTTCCACGAGAAGTACAACGAAGCAAAGCCGTCCAGATCGGACAGGCTAGTGTTTTCGTGTGTAGCTGGAGTGAGAAGCAAGAAGGCTCTGGACACAGCAATATCTCTGGGCTTTAGCAGGTGCGTAGATGAAGGATAAAAATGGCTTCAAGAATGTGTATCGCAATGTTTCATAGGTACTGCAGTCCCCCCTTATCCGCAGGGGATATGTTCCGAGACCCCCAGTGTATGTCTAAAACTGGATGGTACTGAGCCCTATATATACTGTTTATTTCCTatgcatacatacctatgataaaatttaatttataaattaggtacagtaagtgattaacaataactaataggaaaattgaacagttataacaatatactgtaataaaagataTGTGAATGTGGCATCTTTCAGTGCAAAACTATTCCTGAATCTGTGTATCCATCCCTTACTTGCAATAAGCAGCTTGGTGTTACTCGTTTCAGGGGACCCCTTGCTGAAGTCTTTGTATGGGCTCAGTGCTTCCTGGCACAACACATTACTGTCAGTTGGAACCCATCTTCTGTTCCTGTCTTCCACGCACAAATTTAGTGCCTTTTCCATCTCAACTAAGCACTTATCACACACTGTGGCCATTAACTTTTGTGGtttgaggtgcaacagcaaaactagcatgaatttctctttccttcttcacagtttcacagatagaagattcattcttactgCAGATCTTAGCAGcctcagcatatgactttttatttctctattaagtcaagaactttcaccttttcacttaaaggaagtactttatggcttctctttggcctatccgaattgccagcatctcTACTCTTGTgcttggggccattattaaaataaagggttacattattatattaaaatttaaaaaagggttacttgaacacaagcactgtgatatcATGACAGTCGATTTGATAACCTAGACGGCTACTAAGTTTCTAACAGGCAGGTAGCGTTTACAGCGTGGacacgctggacaaagggatcaCTGATGACCTGGGTGGGACAGCGCAAGATTTCATCACCCTATTCAGAATGGCTCAcagtttaaaatttatgaattatttctgcaattttccatttaatatttttggatcacAGTTGACTACAGGTagctgaaaccacagaaagcaaaactgtggatcGGGGGGACTAttgtattacatttttattagtctACTGAAAAATGTCTTCTAATTACTATGTTAGTAATGGCAGGATAGCGAGACTAAGAGCCTCTACCTTTTCATCCTACTCAAATGTAACACAATCTTTTAAATAGGCTTAAAGTCTAAACAGTATGGTGAATAGCCATTGCATCTCTAAACCTCTCCAGTTCTTATCTCTGAAGTTCCTATCAACCTTGTGTTttaaagcaggagaaaatatcTATAGTACTAACTATTTGATTTATGTTTTCAGTGCTCAACACTATGCTGGAGGATGGAAGGAATGGGCAACCTATGAAtgttcagagaagaaagaaataaattgaattttgGAATACAAGCTGGCTCCTTCCTTGTGTACATGCAGCCTATTATAGTGGAatgagcaaaagaataaaaatccagCCCTGGCACCTAGCATTGGCTACTGGGAAGGGGATTGTGTATAAGTCGATTACTTGTTGAATCTTTTTCTCAACTGTAGATTTCTCCCTGCCTACTTCCAAAGGCTATTGAGGATTGAAATAATGTATGTGACTTGCCATGGAAATATAAGGGCTggtattctaatttttaaatagtttagtATAGTTCAATAGTATTCCAAAAGACCAGGTTGCTTGTATTACCTAATCATAACGTGTGACCATTTGTATTAGGACAGCTTCTATTCATCGAAGAGCTACCAGTAGATTAACAGACTTGACCTTAAAACACCAAGAATCTGGGATCCAGAAAAGTAGGTGAAATATGAACAATGAAAATACATTAACAGCATCCAAAGACTTATGGTAGTGTTGTGACCAGAAGGGGAGTGATataatttgcaattttaaaaactaatatgaTGTATGGGGgtagaaatcagaacagtggttgctTCTGTGGAGGGAAGGAAATTAACTGGGAAAGGCAAGAAGTAAATttctagggtgatggaaatgctctatatGTTGACTGAGGTATTAGTACATAGgtatatacatttatcaaaattcattgaacacaaaaatatacatttttctataatttatctcaattaaagaacaattaaaatagaaaaaaagttaaatgtaaatgACTCCCACTAGCATGAATATATTTCCTTGTAATGTTAAGTCCTACACTTGTTAGTGCACTGATGGTAAAACAAATCTGTGCTTTCTTCCGTCTGCCTCTTCAGACCCATCTGATTTTAGTGTCACTTACGTTAGTTGTTCAGATCATATAAGGCCTAGCAAGTAACTACAAGGACTTGATTTGTCCTAAGTGATATATTAAGCCACTGGAGAATTTGGCATAGGGACGTGATGGGATCGTCTTGAACTCCCATTTCTGATAATGTCAGTCTAGTTTCTAGCAGAGCAAACTCCCTACAAGAACTAGAAACGCtggaaaatatacacacatattacacacacacacatttttcaatGTTGGTTCATCCTCtgaagctttcctcctccctgagACCATGGCTCTTCAAATCCTTGCTGCCTGAGTAATTCTGTCGTCCCTTTAAGcagattttgtttatatatttatataaacaagGATTACCAGGGCAAATATACTAAGGCAGTGAGGATTTGAGGAGCTACAATCTCACAGAGATGGAAACTGTAGAGAGTGGGCCCACACCGAAGTACTAGGCCCATCAAGGAACAGCAGCCTGGGTAAGGAGCCTGGGTAAACACACCAGGCTTTTAGTTGGACCCCCTGAAAAGCTATACTCTGAGTAGAGGTGAACCAGAAATTGACCAACCCTTATAAACATATAAGACCAGCTTTGAATCAACTAAATGTCTGAATGAATTAAGGTGATCTTTCTGACACTCTGAGGGCCTACCAGAAGTACATCATTTCTTGGAGAAAGATCCCATTATCTAgctagagcaggggttggcaataGTAAATACTTGAGGTTTGTGGGCCAtaaggtctctgttgcaactactcaactctactACTGTTGCACAAACGCAGCCAGAGACAACACGTGAACAAATGAATGGTGGCTGCGTTCCAATAAAACCATTTATGGCCACTTAGgtttaaattttatgtaagttTCATGTGTTGcaaaatatccttttatttttcaaccatttaaaaatatagcaaaCATTCATAGCTCAAAGGCCAGGCAAAAACAGTGGTAGGCAGGATTTGGCCCATGGGGCATGGTTTGCAGAACTCTGAGCCACAGCCACAAATTATCCCTACAGTTTTTCATATACAATGTTCAGAATTCTATAAAAAATCACTAGAAATAGCAGTAAATGGGACCTCATTactgaaaaataagagaataaagaaaacacaatagAAGCAGATCCACAGATCTACATATTGGAGTTTTCAgacatactttaaaataattttgatttatatattcaATAACTTAGATGACAAAGTGGAAAAATTTATTAGAGGAATAGAAACTACCAAAACGTATCAAatagaatttctaaaatttaaaaatacaataaccagaggctggcctggtggcatggtggttgggtGTGCACGatctgcttcattggcccagggttcacaggtttggatcccaggcacagacctatacactgctcatcaggccatgctgtggcagcgtcccacaaagactggcacagatttagctcagggccaatcttcctcaccaaaaccaaaaaacaaacaaacaaaaacaataactgaaattaaccTAGTAGACGGTAGATGGGTTTAAGAGCAGATTAGACACAGCTGATGAGAAggattaataaaaacaaaaaaactgaggTGCACATATTAACATGGATAACTCACAATgtctagagaaaaaaattacagaaacatATATGGTACGACACGCAAAATAATTcagtttatttatatatgtacatatatagtaTAAGAGTACATATTTATGTACATTACACTATAAATAAATTATGAGAATAATAAATACCAAATTCAGAATGGTTTCCTTTGTGGGGCGAGAATACTGGAGGCTTTacaataatattaacatttttatttagcaTGTTTGGTGgataaacaaatacttattatttttaccttttgcATATATGGGATAAGAACTTAATATCCCCACTGGCAGACACTTAAACCAGATTCTACAATTATAATACCTTTGGATTCCTgatacttttttaaagaaacaacctTATGATAAATAATGTATCCTATTTACCCAAATATAACTTCATTTACATCTTTTTGAAGCAGCAAAGGGTTAGTAAATTAATtagaatattttctatattaGATCAAACTTATAAAGATGATTTTgttattctaaaatttaacaaattatCTATCTTAAATTGCATTGACTTTTACAATAAAACTCTTAAGAGTAAAACCATTACTAAGGTCTGTAACAGATGcctcaaaatgtaaaaatatagcaTACGATTTACTACATCACTTAACAAGTGGCTGCTTTATTTCAATCATGGGAGAGTATCACTTTTACTCTGATAATTCAAGGGTAGATCAAGTTTTAGAAATGTAGAATAGCCAGATTACATTTCTAAATACTGTATGTACTATAGATTATTTTCATAATGGAATAGAAGATGTCCTAGAAAAAGTGGCAACAGAGGAGAGCCTGAATTCTGGATTAATCCGAGTGTCCCAGGTTTCCTTATTTACATGGTCCTTCTTACCTGCCTTATGATCTCAGTGAGATCCCTTGGACTCTGTGATAATGTACCCTTTTGCTAGCCAGTAAGTATATTCCATAAAAAATACTGGACAGAGGTAGGATCAGCAGCTAACCTGTGAGAAACTcgtattattaaaaataaatggaaattgaatGTTTCTCCCACCAtccagtaaaaattatttttcagtgtcTAAAAGGACAGCAATTTATTAATGCAAAAATGTAATGTTGTCACCACCTCTTTTCAATGCTACAAGTTTCTCCAGGAGCAAGGCtaaggagggaaaaggaaaaaggagagaaattttaataaattattattacgGTAGAATCTAGCTGAAGAGCATCCAcctggggataataatagttctGCCTCATAGTACGGTTTTGAAGATTAAATCCAATAATGCATGTCAAACATTTATAttatgctgtttttattactgtgtGAATCAGTACCATATAATTACTTGCCTATAGGCAGTTGATATTTTGGGTTGCTATTTGCACTCATTTAACATTAATGGGTAAAGAAGGCAAGTGAAACTTCCAGCTAAACTATCTGGGGGCAGGAATGGCAGTGAGATCTCTTActtaaaacagaaagataaagtgAAACTCTGAACAAGATACCCGCCCCCTGACCTCACTTGTCTCCAAGAACTCTGACAGCCCAGTTCACACCACCTTAGACAGAAAGCTGGAAGATTTCTCTCTAGAAAAACTGACCTATCCCAAAGAAAAAGCTTCAGAATAGGATTGGGGGTAGGAGGGATGCCTAATGAAGTTTTGTTGCTTACTTCCCCTAATGAAGTCCACCACTGAAGAGTCCTACCCAAGCACAGAGACCTTCCAATTAactttctctgtgcctctgaaATATGAAGGATCCTGAAGCAATTAAAGCAAGATTCTAACTTGAAAGACTATGaccaaaccaaacagaaaaaaggaacatCAAGGAGATAGTGTTAATGCAGGAagcaaagaaaactttaaaacaaccaaaaaacctaAATTAATATCCTTAGAATGATGAAAACACATTGCACTCAAACAAGAACAAGGTgctacttaaaagaaaaaggaacctcCAATACACCTTTTCACAAGAAGCTACTAGAGGATATACTCCATTAAAACAAAGGcataaataagcaaagaaaaagaagtatatcCTCCATATCCTGATGCCTAAACAAAAAGATGATGGACTCAAGGAATAATGTCTCCCTGTGAGtgatttgtggaataaatgaataaatacaaatgatTCTGCTGATAGATTAATAAAAACTCAAAGTAAATTGAGCAAATTACAACCAAGGTAATTACTAcgttctgaaagacaaaaatattcagaaaggAAATGTAACCATAGTATTCTACAGAACACAACACTATCTATGCATActtaatatatattgaatatgAATTCAACAAAAGTTATACAGTCATGAGGATGATAAGAGTAGTAGTCCAACCAGGTTGGGAGGTCATGGGAGAATAGGGGTAGATTTGTGAGAAAGTGAAATCTCCATCTTCCATAGTAGGAAGTTTGTTAGTGTCactgagtggattctgactcctagccacCCTGTGTACAACAAagagagcggaaccctgcctggtctttttttcACCATCCCATCATCTTCTGGCAAATGCTAGATCAGACAAATGCTCCATTGCTTTCATGGGTTTTCATGggcagttttttcagaagtgggtggccaggttcttcttccttgtctgtcttagtctggaagctctgtgcaaacctgtccaccatgggtgaccctgctggtatttgaaatactggcaACATAGCTTTCATGTCACAGCAACACAGAGTATGGCAAATGACAGAtgagtagtgtggttccctgactgggaactCAGGCTTCAGCGGTGAGAGTACCAAATCTTAACCACAAAACTATCATAGTAGGAGGTTGATAGATAATATTTACAATTGAAAAAAGTTCAaaagaaacagtaaagaaaaaacaaactggaGGGTAAGCAGAGGAGGTAGATTGGTGAAATGTTTAAGAGAATGAGCCCAGCTGCCAAGGTTTTAAGAATTAGAATCGAATCGAAGCTCTTGCTAATTACTTGACCTATGATTgcgtaagttacttaactttctgTTCttgggtttcctcatctctaaaatgattgttctgagaattaaatgccTTCATAATATGGAGAGCCTAGAACTTACAtgtcacatagtaagtgctccataaaaGCTAGAATTATAAGCTTGTTACTTGGAAATGTGGAAGTAACACAAAGCAGAGAAATGACTAAAAGTTGCTCTAAGGAGCAGAAATGAGAGGTAGGGAGAACAGAACACGGGTCTCACATTTTCCTTATGCCTTACAACAGCACTGTCCAATGGAATTATAATGCATGCCATTatacagtttttaattttcttacatttaaaaaggcaaaagaggtgaaattaactttaacagttttttaattcttatgtatctaaaaaatcatttaaaaaatgtaattataaacgaattagatattttacattcttttgttttgtaAGAAGTATCTGAAATCCAACGTGTATTTGTACATTTATAGCATATCtaaattcagactagccacatttggAGTGttcaatagctacatgtggctagtggctatcacTGGACAGTATGCCTATggtaatatttgatttttaaaaataatacatatcgTCAATGGCTGCTAAATCACAGAAAGAGACAATCAGCCATTATATGCCTCCTGATGGAAGACACTGTTTATAGTAgtctataaaaaaaaattgaacatgaACCTGACAAACCCTTTAGATTGAATGACCATTTATAGAAaatacagaggagaaaggaacaggTTAAATGGCATCTCAAGTAAACAGTCAGCAAAATCCATATGAGAAACTCTTACTGGACAAGCAAACCCaaaagaggaatttaaaaatgaaataaaggaggAATCCATGATTAAAGGATTTATCAATGAATTACAATGTGTGGTCCTTATTTAGATGCTGACTAcaattatttaacaattttttatgCTATTTATGACATAAAATTTGAATGCTGAATATTTgatattatgaaattattttaattctttttatgtaaataatatttttacagtttttttttaaaaagcaattatctTTTAGGAATACATACTGAAATAATTATGGATGAAATGATGTACCTTgaatttccttcaaaataatatGCATGTTGGGGAAAGTAGATGGGAGTTTAAATGAAATTGGCCATGAATGCTGAAGCTGAGTGACAGTACATGGGGTTCTTTACCCTTTATTATCTATCCTTGTATATGCTGCTTTACATTTTTTACAATAAGAGGTTGAAAACAAAACTACAAGGTATatggattaatttttaaaatagaatttaaaaaaaataagcttaaaggaaaaatGAGCGTTAAGTTAATGACTGATACATAATCACTCTGCCCTTCCGAAGCAAGCCCGACCTTAATTCCTTCAGACCTGAGGAGAGCTTTTTTCTCACTTCTTCTCCTGCCCACCTATATTTGTCATTGGTGCTGACTTTATAATCACCCTTTCCAGCTTATCTGATACTCTCCACAGGGAACAGAACTCTAAAGTCTGTTCATAAACCATGTGAAATTACCCATGTGACAAACTGTAGGAGGCTTTAATACTTATCTAAAGGAAGGAGGACTCTCAGAAAACAAGATAAGGCAGattcaaaaagataaattcaaGACACTAGTCAATAGAGCTGGAGAACTTACTTTTATTCTTGCAATTTTATACTAGGAAGTcaacatttaatttaataatcCATTGTTCACAATTGATTTATAAAAAGTCTTAATCCTTAAATTGTACATCAATATCCTATGACTCCAAATTTTATTTATCACTCTCCTTCGAGTCTGAAGAAAATGATTATTAAGTTCCACAGACAGCACAGTCCCACTGACATAACATTTAGTCTTAAGTCCTACACTCATATGAGAATTAAGAATAGCCAGTATCAAACTGGCCTGAAACCTGATTGTGTTCCTGGCTCAGGATACCTGTAGTAAATTTGTAAATGCACACtaagacacaaaaataaactagGGTGTGTATGTCATATAAAAAACTTTTCACAGTAgagtaaaaacattaaaatgttacCAGATTTCAACCATATTATGGTGTTTTATCCAATTTGCTTTCAAAATGTCTGATTAACTGTGAACTAAATGCAAATAACTTCATGTaagattttttcttaaaagtttgcCCAGCACATCAAAATGTTATggaattaatataatttttaaaatgtc
Proteins encoded in this window:
- the LOC106831094 gene encoding thiosulfate sulfurtransferase/rhodanese-like domain-containing protein 3, with amino-acid sequence MVPLRLLLWSARWAILGSADSALWGVKSIKGSCHNFCTAVSEDVTYEELKNRLNSKSIMLIDVREKWEILEYGKIPGSVNIPLAEVSEALQMNPKAFHEKYNEAKPSRSDRLVFSCVAGVRSKKALDTAISLGFSSAQHYAGGWKEWATYECSEKKEIN